The Kordia sp. SMS9 genome window below encodes:
- the proC gene encoding pyrroline-5-carboxylate reductase — MNHDTIAIIGGGNLGKSIAQGLLKQHNNPSQIYVTRNKIELLNDLKAQGVQVTSNNVEAVQQSKILIFALKPYRIESVLKELSAYITPAHLIISVISDFSLEQLATCVNSNIEIVRAMPNTAAAIGESLTCLASKNASSENMSKTKFIFDALGETIEINESLMDAATVLGACGIAYVLRFIRAMIQGGIEIGFDAKTATKIASQTVKGASELLLQNGNHPEEEIDKVTTPKGCTIAGLNEMEHQGFSSSLIKGIKTSIETIQK; from the coding sequence ATGAATCACGATACAATTGCCATTATTGGTGGCGGAAACTTAGGAAAATCTATTGCGCAAGGATTGTTAAAACAACACAACAATCCTTCGCAAATTTATGTAACGCGCAACAAAATTGAACTTTTGAACGATTTAAAAGCGCAAGGTGTGCAGGTAACTTCTAACAATGTGGAAGCCGTACAACAATCAAAAATCCTAATTTTTGCCTTAAAACCGTATCGTATTGAAAGTGTACTAAAAGAACTTTCTGCATATATTACACCAGCGCATTTAATCATTTCTGTGATCAGTGATTTTTCTCTAGAACAACTAGCAACCTGTGTGAATAGCAACATTGAAATCGTTCGTGCAATGCCGAATACCGCAGCCGCGATTGGCGAATCACTTACCTGTTTGGCTTCGAAGAATGCTTCCTCAGAAAACATGTCGAAAACGAAATTTATTTTTGACGCATTGGGCGAAACCATAGAAATCAACGAAAGTTTGATGGATGCTGCCACGGTTCTCGGTGCCTGCGGAATTGCTTATGTGTTACGCTTCATTCGCGCAATGATTCAAGGTGGCATTGAAATTGGATTTGATGCCAAAACCGCAACGAAAATCGCTTCACAAACGGTAAAAGGTGCGAGCGAATTGTTATTGCAAAACGGGAACCATCCCGAAGAGGAAATTGACAAAGTAACGACGCCTAAAGGCTGCACCATTGCTGGACTGAACGAGATGGAACATCAAGGATTTAGTTCGTCATTGATCAAAGGAATTAAGACTTCGATTGAAACCATTCAGAAATAA
- a CDS encoding LytTR family DNA-binding domain-containing protein yields MSSLKFKKTYLYHFLAAFIIALWLTIFLIIIAPFDASEVSFKIRLLIMPVYGLITFIGYIVLIPFQDFVIKKKHKQLLFEIFHLILFNIIVLIGSYLYYKSSIVNGDYSFTKFTFEVYYPIFFILLPIIIFAKWFLRKQHGNKSSEKIILKGDNKLDILQIENSDLVCISSADNYVEVNYLIDGILHKKLLRTTLKNIELQFPVLLKVHRSHLINPDHFKEWKSAAKILLTGIEVPVSKNYKNDVLALNHSSLKTIDSPQSQ; encoded by the coding sequence ATGTCATCCTTAAAATTTAAAAAAACATACCTGTATCATTTTTTAGCGGCTTTTATAATTGCGCTTTGGCTTACTATTTTTTTAATTATTATTGCTCCTTTTGATGCTTCAGAAGTTTCTTTTAAAATACGATTACTAATAATGCCTGTGTATGGGCTCATTACATTTATTGGATACATTGTTTTAATTCCTTTCCAAGATTTTGTAATCAAAAAAAAGCACAAACAATTATTATTTGAAATATTTCACCTAATTCTATTTAATATTATCGTACTAATTGGTAGTTATCTGTACTATAAATCTAGTATTGTTAATGGTGATTATTCGTTTACAAAATTTACATTTGAAGTTTACTATCCTATTTTCTTTATACTATTACCAATCATCATCTTTGCTAAATGGTTTTTGAGAAAACAACATGGCAATAAAAGTTCTGAAAAAATCATTTTGAAGGGTGATAATAAGTTAGATATACTTCAAATAGAGAATTCAGATTTAGTGTGTATTTCAAGTGCAGATAATTATGTTGAAGTAAATTATTTAATAGATGGTATATTACATAAGAAGCTTCTAAGAACTACTTTAAAAAATATAGAACTTCAATTCCCTGTATTGCTAAAAGTACATCGTTCACACTTAATCAATCCTGATCATTTTAAAGAATGGAAAAGCGCTGCTAAAATTTTATTAACTGGAATAGAAGTTCCCGTTTCCAAAAATTACAAAAACGATGTATTGGCTTTAAATCACTCATCCCTAAAAACGATAGATTCACCACAATCGCAATAA
- a CDS encoding serine hydrolase, with the protein MKKNIILIATILVSFTSISQDKNKEVHVLLEKMVSDKKVMGVVAGYSVDGKTIAMSSAGYANKKTKEKFTTATKLRMGSIAKPMTALAVMQLVEQGLLDLDAPIQTYISDYPTHPKTQITTRHLLSHTSGIAGYKNGKESNTTKNYPTLYDALALFKDRALLFEPGTQYNYSTYGYTVLGVIIERVSGLTFEAYMQKNIWDKAGMTHTGVDKFGVKVENKSELYSRNNGKGKAKKAKENNLSNRIPAGGFYTTAEDMLKFGNAVLNNVFVKRSTLDLMRQHHSLEKENNAYGFGWFLYSKKPNEGALIGHTGGQTGCTSFLFIAPSKKAVSIILANTSRAQSSVDPVANELLKLSVYYKKND; encoded by the coding sequence ATGAAAAAAAATATAATCTTAATAGCAACTATTCTGGTATCTTTTACAAGTATCTCTCAAGATAAAAATAAAGAAGTACATGTATTATTAGAAAAAATGGTGTCCGATAAAAAAGTAATGGGTGTTGTTGCTGGTTACAGTGTAGATGGCAAAACAATTGCTATGTCTTCTGCTGGATATGCCAATAAAAAAACAAAAGAAAAGTTTACAACAGCTACAAAACTACGCATGGGTTCTATTGCAAAACCAATGACAGCTTTGGCAGTGATGCAGTTGGTAGAACAAGGCTTATTAGATTTAGATGCGCCTATACAAACGTATATCTCAGATTATCCAACACATCCAAAAACTCAAATTACTACAAGGCATTTATTATCGCATACATCGGGAATTGCAGGTTACAAAAATGGAAAAGAATCCAATACTACAAAAAACTACCCAACACTTTATGATGCTTTAGCGCTATTTAAAGACAGAGCATTACTATTTGAGCCTGGTACTCAATATAATTATTCAACTTATGGTTATACCGTTTTAGGAGTTATTATTGAACGCGTATCTGGACTAACTTTCGAAGCGTATATGCAAAAAAATATTTGGGATAAAGCAGGAATGACACATACAGGAGTTGATAAATTTGGTGTAAAAGTAGAAAACAAATCAGAGTTATATTCTCGTAATAACGGAAAAGGAAAAGCTAAAAAAGCCAAAGAAAATAATTTAAGTAACAGAATTCCTGCTGGAGGATTTTATACAACTGCAGAAGACATGTTAAAGTTCGGAAATGCTGTGTTAAATAATGTTTTTGTTAAAAGAAGCACTTTAGATCTCATGCGCCAACATCACAGTTTGGAAAAAGAAAATAACGCCTATGGTTTTGGTTGGTTTTTGTATTCAAAAAAACCAAATGAAGGCGCACTTATTGGGCATACTGGAGGTCAAACTGGATGTACTTCGTTTCTTTTTATAGCTCCAAGTAAAAAAGCTGTTAGTATTATATTAGCAAATACATCAAGAGCACAATCTAGTGTTGATCCAGTGGCTAATGAATTGTTAAAATTATCAGTGTATTATAAAAAAAATGACTAA
- a CDS encoding glutathione peroxidase, with translation MKTIEKAKLSTNVSANTEKQSIYDIEINDLHGNPMLLSDFKGKKILFVNVASKCGFTKQYKELQELSDSYKDQLVVIGSPCNQFGRQEPGDASQIQEFCQINFGVTFPLTEKLDVKGKNQHPLYKWLTSKELNGKKRSSVKWNFQKYLIDENGQFVNYYYSLTKPMSSKIRKHL, from the coding sequence ATGAAAACCATTGAAAAAGCGAAACTAAGTACCAATGTTTCTGCAAACACTGAAAAACAATCCATCTACGATATTGAAATTAATGATCTTCACGGAAATCCGATGTTGTTGTCAGATTTTAAAGGAAAGAAAATTTTGTTTGTAAATGTGGCGTCTAAATGCGGATTTACCAAACAATACAAAGAGTTGCAAGAGTTGAGTGATTCCTATAAAGATCAATTGGTTGTTATTGGTTCGCCTTGCAATCAGTTTGGGCGACAAGAACCTGGAGACGCTTCACAAATTCAGGAATTCTGTCAAATAAATTTTGGTGTTACCTTTCCACTTACGGAAAAACTTGACGTTAAAGGGAAAAACCAACATCCGTTGTACAAGTGGTTGACTTCTAAAGAATTAAATGGTAAAAAACGTTCCAGCGTGAAATGGAATTTTCAAAAATACCTCATTGACGAAAACGGTCAATTCGTCAATTATTACTACTCATTGACGAAACCTATGAGTTCGAAAATCCGTAAGCATTTATAA
- the mscL gene encoding large conductance mechanosensitive channel protein MscL codes for MKLNLFKEFKEFAVKGNMIDIAVGVIIGAAFNKVIDVLVKEVFLPPLSLLTDGISWSNRKVILREAVTADNMPKVDEVAIAYGKLFEVLVDFAIIGFTVFLVVKFMNSIRKKGQDPKNTTIATPKDIELLSRMTELMEQQLEIAQKNAAK; via the coding sequence ATGAAATTAAATCTATTTAAAGAGTTTAAAGAGTTTGCCGTAAAGGGAAATATGATTGATATTGCCGTCGGAGTTATTATTGGAGCCGCTTTTAACAAAGTGATTGATGTATTGGTGAAAGAAGTTTTTTTACCGCCATTATCGCTTTTGACAGACGGAATTAGCTGGTCCAATCGAAAAGTAATTCTGCGAGAAGCTGTAACAGCAGACAATATGCCAAAAGTAGACGAAGTCGCCATTGCTTATGGAAAGCTTTTTGAAGTGCTGGTCGATTTTGCCATTATTGGATTTACTGTGTTTTTAGTGGTGAAGTTTATGAATTCGATTCGTAAAAAAGGGCAAGATCCGAAGAATACAACCATTGCCACACCGAAAGATATTGAATTGTTGAGCCGAATGACGGAATTGATGGAACAGCAATTGGAAATTGCACAGAAGAATGCAGCGAAATAG
- a CDS encoding lipopolysaccharide biosynthesis protein, with the protein MSYKHLPRLEKHQKEVSSQTLKFSIINYVGAAIGIVSTLFIYPNDKEFLGIIRYIFDGAQILMAFFVFGTSQSLVNYFPRFKESAEKRNAFFSTTLLIVMINGILFSVIFLLLANSLSTVLTDFHVFDYIGYSVIVGVAFAIMDVCKRQASNYKKIAIPTLLERFSIKIFFPAIFLLYLGNLITVETGKIIYVLCFVIIMLIALWYVKKVANIQFNFKSKKVFHREFRSEYIKYSVFAFFSILGSLLAFKIDGIMVPNLIEEGNAMTANGTYSIGVVLAATLAIPAIGLYTIYSPIITEYIAKDDITSLGKKYQEVSKLLFAIGGFLLCCIFLGVDDLFSMLPTRENLVDTIPVILILSFNVVIDMTTSFNSHILLYSKYYRFNMVAIAILVVLNISLNIYFIKYLNLGIEGAAYATLISMSLYNTVKLIFIYSKYKIQPFTQKHIWLLLSFTVTVSLLHYFPTTNYILLDILLKVGTCMIVNGFVIFKLRMIPAANDWISEKLGVK; encoded by the coding sequence TTGTCATACAAACATTTGCCACGATTGGAAAAACACCAAAAAGAAGTATCGTCACAAACGCTTAAATTTAGTATCATCAACTATGTTGGTGCGGCTATTGGCATTGTGTCCACGCTTTTTATTTATCCGAACGACAAAGAATTTTTAGGGATCATTCGCTATATTTTTGATGGTGCACAAATTCTCATGGCGTTTTTCGTATTTGGAACGTCGCAATCGCTTGTCAACTACTTTCCTCGATTTAAAGAATCTGCTGAAAAACGAAATGCTTTTTTCTCCACAACGTTACTCATTGTGATGATAAATGGCATCTTATTTTCTGTTATTTTCTTGTTATTGGCGAATTCACTATCAACTGTACTCACAGACTTTCACGTCTTTGACTATATTGGCTATTCTGTCATTGTAGGTGTTGCTTTCGCGATCATGGATGTGTGCAAACGACAAGCTTCCAACTATAAAAAAATTGCCATTCCGACACTATTAGAACGCTTTTCAATTAAAATTTTCTTTCCAGCGATTTTTTTGCTGTATTTAGGGAATTTGATCACGGTAGAAACGGGAAAAATCATCTATGTACTTTGTTTTGTCATTATTATGCTCATTGCGTTGTGGTATGTGAAAAAAGTAGCGAACATTCAATTCAATTTTAAGTCAAAAAAAGTATTTCATCGTGAATTTAGAAGTGAATACATAAAGTACAGTGTGTTTGCTTTTTTTAGCATTCTCGGTTCGTTATTGGCATTTAAGATTGATGGAATTATGGTGCCAAATTTGATTGAAGAAGGCAATGCCATGACGGCAAACGGAACGTACAGTATCGGCGTGGTTTTAGCGGCAACCTTGGCAATTCCTGCGATTGGGTTATATACCATTTACAGTCCGATCATTACAGAATATATAGCAAAAGATGACATAACTTCGCTTGGAAAAAAGTATCAAGAAGTCTCAAAATTGCTATTTGCTATTGGTGGATTTTTACTCTGTTGTATCTTTTTAGGTGTGGATGATTTATTTTCAATGCTACCTACGCGTGAAAATTTAGTAGACACCATTCCCGTGATTTTAATTCTGAGTTTTAATGTTGTGATTGACATGACGACTTCGTTCAATTCACATATATTGCTGTATTCAAAATACTATCGTTTCAACATGGTAGCGATTGCTATTTTAGTTGTATTAAACATTTCATTGAATATTTACTTTATCAAATATCTCAATTTGGGGATTGAAGGCGCTGCGTATGCGACATTGATTTCCATGAGTTTGTACAACACCGTGAAGCTGATTTTTATCTATTCAAAATATAAAATACAACCGTTTACACAAAAGCATATTTGGTTGTTGCTGTCTTTCACGGTCACCGTAAGTCTGTTGCATTACTTTCCTACAACCAATTATATTCTGCTCGATATATTACTAAAAGTAGGAACATGTATGATCGTCAACGGATTTGTCATTTTCAAACTCCGCATGATTCCTGCTGCCAACGATTGGATTTCGGAAAAATTAGGCGTAAAGTAA
- a CDS encoding methyltransferase — protein sequence MYSKFYPHKRYKYTLEFLKEVIPTNAKILDLGVENPFSEIMKKEGYMVENTNGEDLDEDFSSVQNSDADVVTAFEIFEHLVAPFNVLKEIKAKKLVVTVPLRLWFATAYRSKTDPWDRHYHEFEDWQFDWLLEKSGWEIIKTKKWTNPSRPPIAPRPILRHLIPRYYAVYAERKA from the coding sequence ATGTACAGTAAATTCTATCCGCATAAGCGTTATAAATATACGCTTGAATTTTTAAAGGAAGTTATTCCTACTAATGCAAAGATTTTAGATTTGGGTGTAGAAAACCCTTTTTCAGAAATCATGAAGAAAGAAGGATATATGGTTGAAAACACGAATGGAGAAGATTTAGACGAAGATTTTTCATCAGTACAAAATAGTGATGCTGATGTAGTAACTGCGTTTGAAATTTTTGAACATCTTGTGGCACCTTTTAATGTATTGAAAGAAATTAAAGCAAAAAAATTGGTGGTTACCGTTCCGTTGCGTTTGTGGTTTGCAACTGCGTATCGCAGTAAAACTGATCCTTGGGACAGGCATTACCACGAGTTTGAAGATTGGCAGTTTGATTGGCTGTTAGAAAAATCAGGTTGGGAAATTATCAAAACAAAAAAGTGGACCAATCCTTCACGTCCACCCATTGCACCACGACCAATTCTTCGCCATTTGATTCCACGCTATTACGCTGTGTATGCCGAACGCAAAGCATAG
- a CDS encoding glycosyltransferase family 2 protein codes for MKYYIIIPAHNEADFIEQTLHSVVQQTLLPKKVVLVNDASTDATEMIIDRFVAQYSFFTKVNTNASDEHLPGSKVVKAFYTGFETLDADFDVIVKLDADLILPTNYFETICRHFESDPKIGIAGGLAFIEKNGNWVYETVADKNHVRGPFKAYRKACFEQIGGLQKSLGWDTADVLLARFYGWKVFVDETLAIKHLKPTGNAYKQKVHRNHGVVFYKLGYGFWISLISSFKIALKKKSIPIFFDYMKGFFAAQKAKTPKMVTSAQATFIRTYRRTQMTRKIKRFLGL; via the coding sequence ATGAAGTATTACATCATCATTCCAGCACATAACGAAGCGGATTTTATTGAACAAACGCTTCATTCTGTAGTGCAACAAACGCTGCTTCCAAAAAAAGTAGTACTCGTAAATGATGCTTCTACCGACGCTACCGAAATGATTATTGATCGGTTTGTGGCGCAGTATTCTTTCTTCACGAAAGTGAACACCAATGCGAGTGATGAACATCTTCCGGGCAGCAAAGTCGTAAAAGCTTTTTATACAGGTTTTGAAACGTTGGATGCTGATTTTGATGTGATTGTGAAATTAGATGCGGATCTCATTTTACCCACAAATTACTTTGAAACGATTTGTCGTCATTTTGAAAGTGATCCAAAAATTGGAATTGCTGGCGGTTTGGCTTTTATTGAGAAAAATGGCAATTGGGTATATGAAACTGTTGCCGACAAAAATCATGTGCGAGGTCCATTTAAAGCCTATCGAAAAGCGTGTTTTGAACAAATTGGCGGTTTGCAAAAATCATTAGGTTGGGACACTGCAGATGTGCTTTTAGCGCGTTTTTATGGTTGGAAAGTATTTGTAGATGAAACTTTAGCAATAAAGCACTTAAAACCTACGGGGAATGCATACAAACAGAAAGTGCATCGCAACCACGGAGTCGTTTTTTATAAACTTGGATATGGCTTTTGGATTTCGTTGATTTCTTCCTTCAAAATTGCACTGAAAAAGAAAAGTATTCCTATCTTTTTCGATTATATGAAAGGATTTTTTGCAGCTCAAAAAGCAAAAACACCTAAAATGGTGACTTCGGCACAAGCTACATTCATTCGCACCTACAGACGTACGCAAATGACGCGAAAAATTAAACGCTTTTTAGGTCTTTAA
- a CDS encoding LytTR family DNA-binding domain-containing protein, with product MINAIIIEDEQSSMEYLVAILKQHHSYINITSWASDVENAVKLIQRKKPEIVFLDIQLNDGSGFQVLDALQSEMNFEVIFTTGFLDYKEKAMDYFAFYYLNKPIQTDELKRVLDMYMLKRSAFDKLKFEALKQQIASKGESITIYERGKYTSIRCASIVYCEASGSYTNVYLRSGEQVMISKNLKSVEELLEHKDFFRVHRSFLVNVKQVKKFTPDGIVTLSNGVEITTSIRNRKKVIHFLSLYNKKNI from the coding sequence ATGATTAATGCAATTATCATTGAAGATGAGCAGTCTTCCATGGAATATTTAGTAGCTATTCTTAAACAACATCATTCATATATAAATATTACTAGCTGGGCTTCTGATGTTGAAAATGCTGTAAAATTAATTCAACGTAAAAAACCTGAAATTGTTTTTTTAGACATTCAACTGAACGACGGAAGTGGTTTTCAAGTGTTGGATGCACTTCAATCAGAAATGAATTTTGAGGTTATTTTCACCACAGGCTTTTTAGATTATAAAGAAAAAGCCATGGATTATTTTGCGTTTTATTACCTCAACAAACCTATACAAACAGACGAATTGAAAAGAGTGCTGGATATGTATATGTTGAAACGTTCTGCGTTTGACAAACTTAAATTTGAAGCTTTAAAGCAGCAAATTGCCAGCAAAGGCGAATCGATAACTATTTATGAAAGAGGCAAATATACGTCTATTCGCTGTGCGAGTATTGTGTATTGTGAAGCTTCTGGAAGTTATACAAATGTGTATCTAAGATCGGGGGAACAAGTCATGATTTCAAAAAATTTGAAGTCGGTAGAAGAACTGTTGGAACACAAAGATTTTTTTCGTGTACATCGATCTTTTTTGGTGAATGTAAAGCAAGTTAAAAAGTTTACTCCAGACGGCATTGTAACCTTGTCAAATGGTGTTGAAATCACTACTTCTATCAGAAATCGTAAAAAAGTAATACACTTTTTAAGCCTGTATAATAAAAAGAATATTTAG
- the pafA gene encoding alkaline phosphatase PafA has product MKQSILLGVLSLLFIQCISVKQKVKSTPKKTTETSEQTSATSKPKLVVGIVVDQMRYDYLTRFESKYGNGGFMRMIKEGYNCKNTHYNYIPTYTGPGHASVYTGTTPENHGIIANDWYDKFIKKSVYCAFDDRYASVGVEGEWAGKMSPHRMLTTTVTDQLRLDTQQRGKVIGIAIKDRGAVLPAGHAANGAYWFYGKDKGNWITSTYYTNELPTWVQKFNAADEAEKYLTTWNTLYDINSYTESDKDASSYEGSFKGKANAAFPYDLANLKDENGGFDILKATAYGNSLTTDFAIAAIQGESLGKDNDTDFLAVSFSSTDYVGHRFGVNSKEIEDTYLRLDKDLERLFATLDAEVGQGNYTIFLTADHAAVHVPSYLQDLKIPAGYFENRPFKKHLEDFLNTTYGSDQLIENISSGQIFLNHTEIKRLNLSATAIENALQRELLTHNQISKVYTRTAFLNSEFTHGIAATLQRGFNQKRSGDVCFVLDIATIPYSRTGSTHGSGFNYDTHVPLLFYGHGIQQGETLQRIKITDIAPTISALLEISFPNAATGNPIEMVLKN; this is encoded by the coding sequence ATGAAGCAAAGTATCTTACTTGGTGTGTTGTCATTACTTTTTATTCAGTGCATTTCTGTAAAGCAAAAAGTAAAAAGCACGCCGAAAAAAACTACCGAAACGTCTGAACAAACTTCAGCTACGTCCAAACCAAAATTGGTGGTTGGTATTGTAGTTGATCAAATGCGTTACGACTATTTAACGCGTTTTGAAAGCAAATATGGTAATGGTGGCTTTATGCGAATGATCAAAGAAGGATACAATTGTAAAAACACGCATTACAATTACATTCCAACATATACAGGTCCTGGACACGCGTCCGTATACACAGGAACGACTCCCGAAAATCATGGAATTATTGCAAACGATTGGTATGATAAATTCATCAAAAAATCGGTGTATTGCGCATTCGACGATCGTTACGCTTCTGTAGGAGTAGAAGGAGAATGGGCAGGGAAAATGTCTCCACATCGCATGTTAACGACGACTGTAACAGACCAATTGCGATTGGATACACAACAACGCGGAAAAGTGATCGGAATTGCCATTAAAGATAGAGGCGCAGTGTTACCAGCAGGTCACGCCGCAAATGGAGCCTATTGGTTTTATGGAAAAGACAAAGGAAATTGGATTACAAGTACTTATTATACCAACGAATTGCCAACGTGGGTGCAAAAATTCAATGCGGCGGATGAAGCAGAAAAGTATCTGACCACTTGGAATACTTTGTACGACATCAATTCGTATACAGAAAGTGACAAAGATGCAAGTTCGTATGAAGGCTCTTTTAAAGGAAAAGCGAATGCAGCGTTTCCGTATGATTTGGCAAATTTAAAAGACGAAAATGGCGGATTTGACATTCTAAAAGCAACGGCGTACGGAAATAGCTTGACAACCGATTTTGCAATCGCAGCCATACAAGGAGAAAGTTTAGGAAAAGATAACGATACCGATTTCTTGGCAGTTAGCTTTTCAAGTACAGATTATGTGGGACATCGTTTTGGTGTAAACTCAAAAGAAATTGAAGATACGTATTTGCGATTAGACAAAGATTTAGAACGCTTATTTGCAACGCTTGATGCAGAAGTGGGACAAGGAAACTATACCATTTTCTTAACGGCAGATCACGCGGCGGTACATGTGCCATCGTATTTGCAAGATTTGAAAATTCCAGCAGGATATTTTGAAAATCGTCCTTTTAAAAAACACTTAGAAGATTTCTTAAATACGACTTACGGAAGCGACCAACTCATAGAAAACATTTCAAGTGGACAAATATTCTTAAATCACACTGAAATAAAACGATTGAACCTTTCCGCTACAGCGATTGAAAACGCACTACAACGCGAATTATTAACTCACAATCAAATTTCAAAAGTATACACACGAACTGCTTTTTTGAACAGTGAATTTACACATGGAATTGCAGCTACGTTACAGCGTGGTTTCAACCAAAAACGATCTGGTGATGTGTGTTTTGTGTTGGATATTGCCACGATTCCATACTCGCGTACAGGTTCCACGCATGGTTCAGGATTTAATTATGATACACATGTTCCACTATTATTTTACGGACATGGAATTCAACAAGGAGAAACTTTACAGCGAATCAAAATTACAGACATTGCACCGACAATTTCCGCTTTATTAGAAATTTCCTTTCCAAATGCAGCTACAGGAAATCCAATTGAAATGGTCTTAAAAAACTAA
- a CDS encoding ABC transporter permease, with protein MIYLENIGRYFLMLKSVFSKMTKWSMLRNLIFKEIDDLIIGSMGIVCFISFFVGGVVAIQTALNINNPLIPKYLVGFATRQSVILEFAPTFISIIMAGKVGSFITSSIGTMRVTEQIDALEVMGVNSLNYLVFPKIIALSLYPFVITIAMFLGIVGGWLASIYGGFSTSADFVQGLQIDFIPFHVTYAFVKTFVFSFVLATIPSFYGYYMKGGALEVGKASTTSFVWTSVVIILINYLITQLLLT; from the coding sequence ATGATTTACCTAGAAAATATAGGACGCTATTTTTTAATGTTAAAAAGCGTATTTAGTAAGATGACCAAATGGTCGATGCTAAGAAATCTTATTTTTAAAGAAATTGACGATTTGATTATCGGTTCTATGGGAATTGTATGTTTCATTTCCTTTTTTGTGGGCGGTGTTGTTGCCATACAAACTGCCTTGAACATTAACAATCCGTTGATTCCTAAATACCTTGTTGGTTTTGCTACACGACAGTCGGTAATACTAGAGTTTGCTCCTACATTTATTTCTATCATTATGGCAGGAAAAGTAGGTTCATTTATCACGTCAAGTATTGGAACCATGCGTGTTACCGAGCAAATCGATGCGTTGGAAGTAATGGGCGTAAATTCGTTGAATTACTTAGTTTTTCCAAAAATTATTGCCTTGTCTTTGTATCCTTTCGTGATTACGATTGCGATGTTTTTAGGAATTGTCGGCGGTTGGTTGGCGTCTATTTATGGAGGATTTTCTACGAGTGCCGATTTCGTTCAAGGATTGCAAATAGATTTTATACCCTTTCACGTAACCTATGCATTTGTAAAAACCTTTGTGTTTTCATTTGTATTGGCAACCATTCCTTCTTTTTACGGCTATTATATGAAAGGTGGCGCGTTGGAAGTTGGAAAAGCAAGTACAACCTCGTTCGTTTGGACGAGTGTTGTGATTATTTTGATAAATTACCTCATCACACAATTATTACTGACTTAA
- a CDS encoding ABC transporter ATP-binding protein — protein sequence MIEVKNIKKSFDGVEILKGISTTFDKGKTNLIIGQSGSGKTVFLKSLLGLHVPEEGSIVFDGKEYKSLSVKEKRELRTEMGMVFQGSALFDSMTVSENVMFPLRMFSNQSKSEMQDRVDFVLKRVNLVDAHHKFPAETSGGMQKRVAIARAIVMNPKYLFCDEPNSGLDPKTAIVIDNLIQEITDEYNITTVINTHDMNSVMEIGEKIIFLKNGVKAWEGTNKEIFKTDNKSVTDFVYSSDLFKKVREVYLKELEG from the coding sequence ATGATCGAAGTAAAAAACATAAAGAAATCTTTTGATGGTGTTGAAATTTTAAAAGGAATTTCAACCACGTTTGATAAGGGAAAAACCAATCTCATTATTGGACAAAGTGGTTCTGGAAAAACGGTTTTTTTAAAATCACTATTAGGACTACATGTACCTGAAGAAGGTTCTATTGTGTTTGATGGGAAAGAATACAAAAGTTTATCTGTTAAAGAGAAAAGAGAGCTGCGTACCGAAATGGGCATGGTTTTTCAAGGAAGTGCCTTGTTTGATTCCATGACGGTTTCTGAAAACGTGATGTTTCCGTTGCGTATGTTTTCAAATCAATCTAAAAGTGAAATGCAAGATCGTGTCGATTTTGTATTGAAACGTGTCAATTTGGTTGATGCACACCATAAATTTCCCGCAGAAACTTCTGGTGGAATGCAAAAACGTGTGGCAATTGCGCGTGCCATTGTGATGAATCCGAAGTATTTGTTTTGTGATGAACCGAATTCTGGACTCGATCCGAAAACGGCGATTGTGATTGACAATTTAATTCAAGAAATTACGGACGAATATAACATTACGACTGTCATCAACACACACGATATGAATTCCGTGATGGAAATTGGTGAGAAAATTATTTTCTTAAAAAACGGTGTGAAAGCTTGGGAAGGCACCAATAAGGAAATCTTTAAAACTGATAATAAATCTGTAACCGATTTTGTGTATTCTTCTGATTTATTCAAAAAAGTAAGAGAAGTATATTTAAAAGAACTCGAAGGCTAA